Proteins encoded by one window of Psychromonas sp. L1A2:
- the xdhA gene encoding xanthine dehydrogenase small subunit — translation MVQFLLNNEMVKLQAFAPSLSILDWLRTNMGKVGSKEGCASGDCGACTVVVGDLINGEWHYKSINACLMLVGNLHGKHLLTVEALTTKMNPAVEDLHPVQRAMVECHGSQCGFCTPGFIMSLFALYMNFETYPGKEKVIQALGGNLCRCTGYQPILKAAEKCFSYQNQAAQNIAHKDHRFSKQVQALTISLEKDLALNKIPMIENTTSESEGQYFYLPQNLAQLCELKASHPKAQFVAGATDLSVEFSQRLSYNNQLISVRYCPELMQFNEDEQGLHIGAALPYSEFLDRFSDIYPESHELFERLGSLQIRNAGSLGGSIANASPIGDPAPLFIALNASLELQSIRGNRIMPLQDFFLDYRKTQLAQDEVIVAIHIPTRSPEFNLSCHKISKRIEDDISAVCLVLSYQLDGDKMQDVRCAMGGMAATPALAKNVAQALEGKTFSLENLQNAALQIQIDFQPLSDVRASSAYRLQVSRNLFDRIWYQGSGKIQLQQNSDLAIHSISAIHTRINHASL, via the coding sequence GTGGTTCAATTTTTACTTAATAACGAAATGGTTAAGTTACAAGCATTTGCTCCAAGTTTGAGCATTTTAGATTGGTTACGCACCAATATGGGGAAAGTGGGCAGCAAAGAAGGCTGTGCTTCTGGAGATTGTGGTGCGTGTACGGTAGTGGTTGGTGACTTAATTAATGGCGAATGGCATTACAAAAGTATTAATGCTTGCCTAATGTTAGTAGGTAACTTGCACGGTAAACATCTATTAACTGTTGAAGCATTGACTACAAAAATGAATCCAGCAGTTGAAGATCTTCACCCAGTACAAAGAGCGATGGTTGAATGCCATGGCTCACAATGCGGCTTCTGTACACCTGGTTTTATCATGAGTTTATTTGCTTTATATATGAATTTTGAAACTTACCCAGGCAAAGAAAAGGTGATTCAAGCATTGGGCGGAAATTTATGTCGTTGTACTGGTTATCAACCTATTTTAAAAGCGGCTGAAAAATGTTTTAGCTATCAAAACCAAGCTGCACAAAATATTGCACACAAAGATCATCGCTTTAGTAAACAAGTCCAAGCATTAACTATTTCCTTAGAAAAAGACTTAGCATTAAATAAAATACCAATGATTGAAAACACAACAAGCGAAAGTGAAGGACAATACTTTTATTTACCACAGAATCTAGCGCAATTATGTGAATTAAAAGCCTCACATCCCAAAGCACAGTTTGTGGCTGGCGCAACTGACCTCTCTGTAGAATTTAGCCAACGACTTAGTTATAACAACCAATTAATTTCAGTGCGTTACTGCCCTGAATTGATGCAATTTAATGAAGATGAACAAGGTTTACACATTGGCGCTGCACTCCCTTACAGCGAATTCCTTGATAGATTTTCTGATATTTACCCTGAATCACATGAATTATTTGAACGCCTAGGTTCATTACAAATTAGAAATGCAGGCTCATTAGGTGGCAGCATTGCTAATGCCTCGCCGATTGGCGACCCTGCACCCTTATTTATTGCGTTGAACGCTAGCCTTGAATTACAAAGCATTCGCGGTAATCGTATTATGCCATTACAAGATTTCTTTCTTGATTACCGAAAAACACAATTAGCACAAGACGAAGTTATTGTGGCCATTCATATCCCGACACGTAGCCCTGAATTTAATTTAAGTTGTCACAAAATATCAAAACGCATAGAAGATGATATTTCAGCGGTATGTTTAGTTTTAAGTTATCAACTTGATGGCGATAAAATGCAAGATGTTCGATGTGCAATGGGTGGTATGGCGGCAACACCTGCATTAGCCAAAAATGTAGCGCAGGCATTAGAGGGAAAAACCTTCAGTTTAGAAAACTTACAAAACGCAGCATTGCAAATACAAATCGATTTTCAGCCATTGTCTGACGTTAGGGCATCTTCAGCTTATCGTTTACAAGTGAGCAGAAATTTATTCGACCGCATTTGGTATCAAGGATCTGGGAAGATCCAATTGCAGCAAAACAGTGATCTTGCCATTCATTCTATTTCAGCTATTCACACAAGGATTAATCATGCGTCACTTTAA